Proteins encoded within one genomic window of Saccharopolyspora pogona:
- a CDS encoding toxin glutamine deamidase domain-containing protein, whose product MFSSIMVPEGVRRLFQVLTGEDMTDADEGGLFAVADALESGAVGVGEVGGFVAELVGKVRTEFSGKAADRFAGGLEVFDGLLASGEGALRELAVFVRDLARQVRYLKLVTIYGLELLLLEMAWAVAMAGATGGASMAWLAARMAVMRFLLSRWWGQLFMRLAMAAAGGVGFNVLPDLQAQLQMLGEKSGDKWDGKLTEQAAGMGAFSALVSLPLSALGGLVSNALTKVLVRGLGDEVDEAILEAAVRRAVAEHAELYPVSAMARFGDVVGEHLDFYAGMSVRGMWSARFGEWVGEALENALSELFGEVGYLAATGQEVTWNPFSVTAGFFESVFSGVGNLAGLAWRGKLHPEGPSPYLEGTSRREGTTTDGGGFDEEKTPLLGTGSGSQTGNTPGSPGKDNTFSPSDASKPSDASKPSDVDFGFPVGPVDSAAVSAPYGKDLVVSAVVDGKDSNDVKDGKDVKDGAGGGVKGGAGGSVTGGDATGGVPAVPGSGQNRPGTPPPAYPYVALGFGSDRSVTPPPPYSPVAGGDQAVPGLHGVAGKSGVDGSGVDVPGVAGKSGVDRSGVLGGRSLDVLASQTQDSAGERSSAGIRHGSGVSSDAALPETVTPGSGAVADPDSGGAVSPGREFSPGGLTGRDGPFGVDSVAGSGVSHREDAGAGLPGSVGSPADGSQVVPSLQQDRVVASLAGLLVDAVRVLVPAGVVAGGGLVEFVRGGVAGSGGGPVVLVAQGVPGAGVVVSSGQGSALARGVGRDVVALMPGRGGRGPRWTVFAADGSRPRPVGGPAGLVPAGGGQGMAGLADSSAAAAGSGEKTVAAEETPVAQGVSGQVASVVGDAQLGAMTGSGADTMWDTGGIPVRQSSPPDLRREIDRARQGGWSGDDGLVAGWIVRGWHNPRKLVGPLVRDPAEPVAGPSGVGWSRVELRREAVGPVPETIHEERPGRDGTRRRLSWPGGGRADDVASAGGDGRGVVDLPGTGMWVFPVSGVEVDGEGVLRPGGSRWRGQDGGSGLPSVVTGPKRRGGVSGRVAGGAGASAGSSRGEAGESSRASKRRKVDASVAAGAVSGSPGDGGSEVLTPTDQAAQQDPSAERKRKKKEKNAKQYQARKAAAVRVAELEALARPLTEGQAAELEKLQPKAQTWQKKKKYDAKSRRVVKDAADRVAVLEELARPLTEGQAAELAELQPKVAQRKQKRKESAAKYQRAGKAAADRVAELEELKERGRLTEGQAGELAALRPKAQPWQKKKERDADRYRAGKAAAAGVAELEELKEQGRLTDEQAAELAELRLKAQPWQRKKERFVVWYRAGKAAAAGVAELEELKEQGRLTDEQAAELAELRLKAQPWQRKKERFVVWYRAGKAAAAGVAELEELKERGRLTEEQEAELAELRLKAQQWQKQKERLAAWYRARKAAARVAVLEGLKERGRLTVEQGVELAELRSTVVGRGRKKKVREVTETGVGGALVVGRGAGPEGVSEQAGAEHDRDAWSADVDLDAWLARAVADVDGAQVPPGAADTGAMLGADAYEEFVATELLAFLGQDAGDDAAGADSAGPVAGDDDFAAFLDEYGGDSVGWFGGEGTDGLFFGEPFPEDAVGPDAVGSGVWGVSDPVAGGGSMGSGYRFLPGVNQANYRCGDERFRVNCSEAVVAFHNSLKFGRQFVAGPAVGDRDPARLEEAFGAKARRVDGVAGAEQYVRSGPVGVAVPVIYQRADGSAHVIVAVHGEDRDEQGRVVLLDPQKGEEAEDADVLAATGMWVIPVPVPVPVPGVGVEVDGEVVLPPSGSRWRGQDGGSGLPTVVTGRKRRGGVSGPVAGARGTKRTRGEAGESSRVSKRRKVDASVAAGTVSGSPADGGSEVLTPTDQAAQQDPSAERKRKKKEQNAKQYQARKAAAERVTKLERLKKQRPLSSDEQKELEKLQPKAQMWQKQKEQYAKQYRAGKAAADRVAELEALARPLTEGQAAELEKLQPKVAQQKQKKKESAAKYRRAGKAAADRVAELEALARPLTEGQAAELEKLQPKALTWQKEKESAAMSRRAGKAAADRVAELEALARPLTEGQAAELAELQPKVAKLKQKKKEDNANRYRAGKAAADRVAELEKLKEQGPLTEGQAGELAELRPKAQTWQKQKEDNANRYQAGKAAADRVAVLEALKEQGPLTEEQEKELAKLRPKAQQWQKQKERFVDWYRAGKAAADRVAELEELKEQGQLTDEQETELAELQPKVAKLKQKKKEDNANRYRAGKAAADRVAELEKLKEQGPLTEGQAGELAALRPKAQTWQKQKEDNANRYQAGKAAADRVAVLDGLKERGRLTEGQEAELAELRPKAQQWQKKKERFVDWYRAGKAAADRVAVLEELKEREPLTEGQAGELAALRPKAQPWQKKKERFADWYRARKAAARVAELEELKEQGQLTEGQEVELAELRSTVAGRGRKKKVREVTETGVGGAPVVGRGVGPEGVSEQPGADQDGRDAWSADVDLDAWLARAVADVEGAQVPQGAADAGVMLLGEGAYEEFVETELLAFLGQDAGDDAAGADGAGPVAGDDDFVAFLDEYGGDSVGWFGGDGADGLFFGEPFPEDAVGPDAVGSGVWGFQIR is encoded by the coding sequence ATGTTTTCGTCGATCATGGTGCCGGAGGGGGTGAGGCGGCTTTTTCAGGTGTTGACGGGTGAGGATATGACGGATGCGGATGAGGGTGGGTTGTTCGCGGTGGCGGATGCGTTGGAGTCGGGTGCGGTGGGGGTGGGGGAGGTGGGGGGTTTTGTGGCGGAGTTGGTGGGGAAGGTGCGGACGGAGTTTTCGGGGAAGGCGGCGGACCGGTTCGCGGGGGGTTTGGAGGTTTTCGATGGGTTGCTGGCCTCGGGTGAGGGGGCGTTGCGGGAGTTGGCGGTGTTCGTGCGGGATTTGGCGCGGCAGGTGCGGTATTTGAAGTTGGTGACGATTTATGGTTTGGAATTGTTGTTGTTGGAGATGGCGTGGGCGGTGGCGATGGCGGGGGCGACCGGTGGTGCGTCGATGGCGTGGCTGGCGGCGCGGATGGCGGTGATGCGGTTTTTGTTGTCGCGGTGGTGGGGCCAGTTGTTCATGCGGTTGGCGATGGCGGCGGCCGGTGGTGTGGGGTTCAACGTGCTGCCGGATCTGCAGGCCCAGTTGCAGATGCTGGGTGAGAAGTCGGGTGACAAGTGGGACGGGAAGCTGACCGAGCAGGCGGCGGGAATGGGGGCGTTTTCGGCGTTGGTGTCGCTGCCGTTGTCGGCGCTGGGTGGTCTGGTGAGCAACGCGTTGACGAAGGTGCTGGTGCGGGGGCTGGGCGATGAGGTGGACGAGGCGATTCTGGAGGCGGCGGTGAGGCGGGCGGTGGCCGAGCATGCGGAGTTGTATCCGGTGTCGGCGATGGCGCGCTTCGGCGATGTGGTGGGGGAGCATTTGGATTTTTATGCGGGGATGTCGGTGCGGGGCATGTGGTCGGCGCGGTTCGGCGAGTGGGTCGGGGAGGCGTTGGAGAACGCGTTGTCGGAGTTGTTCGGGGAGGTGGGGTATCTGGCGGCCACGGGCCAGGAAGTGACCTGGAACCCGTTCTCGGTGACGGCGGGCTTCTTCGAGTCGGTGTTCTCCGGTGTGGGGAATCTGGCGGGTTTGGCGTGGCGGGGCAAGCTGCACCCGGAAGGCCCAAGCCCGTACCTCGAGGGCACCAGCCGGCGTGAGGGCACCACCACCGATGGTGGCGGATTCGACGAGGAGAAGACCCCACTGCTGGGAACAGGGTCCGGGTCGCAGACAGGGAACACCCCTGGCTCCCCGGGCAAGGACAACACATTCAGCCCTTCCGATGCCTCGAAGCCCTCTGATGCCTCGAAGCCGTCTGATGTGGACTTTGGTTTCCCGGTCGGGCCGGTGGATTCGGCTGCGGTGTCGGCGCCTTACGGCAAAGACCTGGTGGTGTCCGCTGTTGTGGACGGCAAGGACAGCAACGACGTCAAGGACGGTAAGGACGTTAAGGACGGTGCAGGTGGCGGCGTTAAGGGCGGTGCTGGTGGCAGTGTGACGGGCGGGGACGCGACGGGTGGTGTTCCGGCGGTGCCGGGTTCCGGTCAGAACCGGCCGGGAACGCCGCCACCTGCATATCCTTATGTGGCACTGGGTTTTGGTTCGGACCGGTCGGTGACGCCGCCTCCGCCGTACAGTCCGGTTGCCGGTGGCGATCAGGCCGTGCCCGGGCTGCATGGCGTGGCCGGGAAGTCTGGTGTGGATGGTTCTGGTGTGGACGTTCCCGGCGTGGCCGGGAAGTCTGGTGTGGATCGTTCTGGTGTGTTGGGGGGCCGGTCGCTGGATGTGCTGGCGTCGCAGACGCAGGATTCGGCGGGGGAGAGGTCATCGGCGGGTATCCGGCATGGTTCTGGTGTGTCCTCGGATGCCGCGTTACCGGAGACTGTCACACCCGGGTCTGGGGCGGTGGCGGATCCGGACAGTGGTGGTGCTGTGTCTCCGGGGCGTGAGTTCTCGCCGGGTGGCTTGACCGGCCGAGATGGGCCTTTCGGTGTGGATTCGGTTGCGGGGAGTGGGGTTTCGCATCGCGAGGATGCTGGAGCGGGTCTGCCGGGTTCGGTGGGGTCGCCGGCGGATGGGTCGCAGGTGGTGCCGTCTCTGCAGCAGGACCGGGTGGTGGCGTCGCTTGCGGGCTTGCTGGTGGACGCGGTGCGGGTGCTGGTGCCGGCGGGTGTGGTTGCTGGTGGCGGGTTGGTGGAGTTCGTGCGGGGCGGTGTTGCGGGTTCTGGTGGTGGGCCTGTGGTGCTGGTCGCGCAGGGTGTTCCGGGTGCGGGTGTGGTGGTGTCGTCGGGTCAGGGTTCGGCTCTGGCGCGGGGTGTGGGGCGGGATGTTGTTGCGTTGATGCCGGGGCGGGGTGGGCGTGGGCCGCGGTGGACGGTGTTCGCCGCGGATGGTTCTCGGCCCAGGCCGGTGGGCGGGCCCGCTGGCCTGGTGCCGGCTGGGGGAGGTCAGGGTATGGCCGGTCTGGCGGATTCGTCGGCTGCGGCTGCGGGCTCCGGTGAGAAGACGGTGGCTGCGGAAGAGACACCGGTTGCCCAGGGGGTATCTGGTCAGGTGGCGTCGGTGGTCGGGGACGCACAGCTCGGGGCGATGACCGGGTCTGGGGCGGACACCATGTGGGATACCGGTGGGATACCGGTGCGGCAGTCGTCGCCGCCGGATCTGCGCCGCGAGATCGACCGGGCGAGGCAGGGGGGCTGGTCTGGTGATGATGGGCTGGTGGCGGGGTGGATCGTGCGGGGCTGGCATAACCCCCGGAAGTTGGTGGGCCCGCTGGTGCGAGATCCTGCCGAACCCGTTGCCGGCCCGAGCGGCGTTGGGTGGTCCCGTGTGGAATTGCGGCGCGAGGCGGTGGGACCGGTGCCGGAGACGATTCACGAGGAACGTCCGGGGCGAGATGGCACACGGCGGCGCCTGTCGTGGCCTGGTGGTGGGCGGGCGGATGATGTCGCCTCCGCGGGTGGCGATGGGCGAGGCGTGGTGGATCTGCCGGGCACCGGGATGTGGGTGTTTCCGGTGTCGGGGGTGGAGGTGGATGGGGAGGGGGTGTTGCGGCCCGGTGGTTCCCGGTGGCGGGGCCAGGACGGGGGGTCCGGGTTGCCGTCCGTGGTGACGGGTCCGAAGCGTCGGGGTGGTGTGTCTGGGCGGGTGGCGGGGGGAGCCGGTGCGAGTGCGGGGAGTTCGCGGGGGGAGGCCGGCGAGAGTTCCAGGGCCTCCAAGCGGCGGAAGGTGGACGCATCTGTTGCTGCTGGGGCTGTTTCCGGGAGTCCGGGTGATGGTGGGAGTGAGGTGCTCACGCCGACGGATCAGGCAGCACAGCAGGACCCGAGTGCGGAGCGGAAACGAAAAAAGAAGGAAAAGAACGCGAAGCAGTACCAGGCGAGAAAGGCTGCTGCCGTCCGTGTTGCGGAGTTGGAGGCGTTGGCGAGGCCACTGACTGAGGGGCAGGCGGCGGAGCTGGAGAAGCTCCAGCCGAAGGCGCAGACGTGGCAGAAAAAGAAGAAATATGACGCGAAGTCTCGCAGGGTGGTAAAGGATGCTGCCGATCGGGTTGCGGTGTTGGAGGAGTTGGCGAGGCCACTGACTGAGGGGCAGGCGGCGGAGCTGGCGGAGCTCCAGCCGAAGGTGGCGCAGCGGAAGCAGAAAAGGAAGGAATCTGCCGCGAAGTATCAGCGGGCGGGAAAGGCTGCTGCCGATCGGGTTGCGGAGTTGGAGGAGTTGAAGGAGCGGGGGCGGCTGACTGAGGGGCAGGCGGGGGAGCTGGCGGCGCTTCGGCCGAAGGCGCAGCCGTGGCAGAAAAAGAAGGAAAGGGACGCGGATCGGTACCGGGCGGGAAAGGCTGCTGCCGCCGGTGTTGCGGAGTTGGAGGAGTTGAAGGAGCAGGGGCGGCTGACTGACGAGCAGGCGGCGGAGCTGGCGGAGCTTCGGCTGAAGGCGCAGCCGTGGCAGAGAAAGAAGGAAAGGTTCGTGGTTTGGTACCGGGCGGGAAAGGCTGCTGCCGCCGGTGTTGCGGAGTTGGAGGAGTTGAAGGAGCAGGGGCGGCTGACTGACGAGCAGGCGGCGGAGCTGGCGGAGCTTCGGCTGAAGGCGCAGCCGTGGCAGAGAAAGAAGGAAAGGTTCGTGGTTTGGTACCGGGCGGGAAAGGCTGCTGCCGCCGGTGTTGCGGAGTTGGAGGAGTTGAAGGAGCGGGGGCGGCTGACTGAGGAGCAGGAGGCGGAGTTGGCGGAGCTTCGGCTGAAGGCGCAGCAGTGGCAGAAACAGAAGGAAAGATTGGCGGCTTGGTACCGGGCGAGAAAGGCTGCCGCCCGGGTTGCGGTGTTGGAGGGGTTGAAGGAGCGGGGGCGGCTGACGGTGGAGCAGGGGGTGGAGTTGGCGGAGCTTCGGTCGACGGTGGTGGGGCGGGGGCGGAAGAAGAAGGTCCGGGAGGTGACGGAGACCGGGGTGGGTGGGGCCCTGGTGGTCGGGCGGGGTGCGGGGCCGGAGGGGGTATCGGAGCAGGCTGGGGCTGAACACGACCGGGACGCGTGGTCGGCTGACGTCGATCTGGATGCGTGGCTTGCTCGGGCGGTGGCGGATGTAGATGGGGCGCAGGTGCCCCCAGGTGCGGCGGATACTGGGGCGATGCTGGGCGCGGATGCTTATGAGGAGTTTGTCGCGACCGAGTTGCTCGCGTTCCTGGGACAGGATGCCGGGGACGATGCTGCGGGTGCCGACAGTGCCGGGCCGGTTGCCGGGGACGATGATTTCGCTGCGTTCCTTGATGAGTACGGGGGGGATTCCGTTGGGTGGTTTGGGGGTGAAGGCACTGACGGGCTGTTTTTCGGTGAGCCGTTTCCGGAGGATGCGGTGGGGCCGGATGCGGTGGGGTCTGGGGTGTGGGGGGTTTCAGATCCGGTAGCGGGGGGTGGGTCGATGGGGTCTGGGTATCGGTTCTTGCCGGGGGTGAATCAGGCCAATTATCGTTGCGGTGATGAGCGTTTCCGGGTGAACTGTTCGGAGGCGGTGGTGGCGTTTCACAATTCTTTGAAGTTCGGTCGGCAGTTCGTGGCGGGGCCGGCTGTTGGTGATCGGGATCCGGCTCGGTTGGAGGAGGCGTTCGGGGCGAAGGCCCGGCGGGTGGATGGTGTGGCCGGGGCTGAGCAGTATGTGCGGAGTGGGCCGGTGGGTGTGGCTGTGCCGGTGATTTACCAGCGAGCGGACGGTAGTGCGCATGTGATCGTTGCGGTGCATGGAGAAGACCGCGATGAGCAAGGGCGGGTCGTTCTGCTGGATCCGCAGAAGGGGGAGGAAGCCGAGGACGCGGATGTCCTGGCTGCGACCGGCATGTGGGTGATTCCGGTGCCGGTGCCGGTGCCGGTGCCGGGGGTGGGGGTGGAAGTGGATGGGGAGGTGGTGTTGCCGCCCAGTGGTTCCCGGTGGCGGGGCCAGGACGGGGGGTCCGGGTTGCCGACCGTGGTGACGGGTCGGAAGCGTCGGGGTGGTGTGTCTGGGCCGGTGGCGGGCGCGAGGGGCACGAAGAGGACGCGGGGGGAGGCTGGCGAGAGTTCCAGGGTCTCCAAGCGGCGGAAGGTGGACGCATCTGTTGCTGCTGGGACTGTTTCCGGGAGTCCGGCTGATGGTGGGAGTGAGGTGCTCACGCCGACGGATCAGGCAGCACAGCAGGACCCGAGTGCGGAGCGGAAACGGAAAAAGAAGGAACAGAACGCGAAGCAGTACCAGGCGAGAAAGGCTGCTGCCGAACGTGTTACGAAGTTGGAGAGGTTGAAGAAGCAGAGGCCGCTGTCGTCGGATGAGCAGAAGGAGCTGGAGAAGCTCCAGCCGAAGGCGCAGATGTGGCAGAAACAGAAGGAACAGTACGCGAAGCAGTACCGGGCGGGAAAGGCTGCTGCCGATCGGGTTGCGGAGTTGGAGGCGTTGGCGAGGCCGCTGACTGAGGGGCAGGCGGCGGAGCTGGAGAAGCTCCAGCCGAAGGTGGCGCAGCAGAAGCAGAAAAAGAAGGAATCTGCCGCGAAGTATCGCAGGGCGGGAAAGGCTGCCGCCGATCGGGTTGCGGAGTTGGAGGCGTTGGCGAGGCCACTGACTGAGGGGCAGGCGGCGGAGCTGGAGAAGCTCCAGCCGAAGGCGCTGACGTGGCAGAAAGAGAAGGAATCTGCCGCGATGTCTCGTAGGGCGGGAAAGGCTGCTGCCGATCGGGTTGCGGAGTTGGAGGCGTTGGCGAGGCCACTGACTGAGGGGCAGGCGGCGGAGCTGGCGGAGCTCCAGCCGAAGGTGGCGAAGCTGAAGCAGAAAAAGAAGGAAGATAACGCGAATCGGTACCGGGCGGGAAAGGCTGCTGCCGACCGTGTTGCGGAGTTGGAGAAGTTGAAGGAGCAGGGGCCGCTGACTGAGGGGCAGGCGGGGGAGCTGGCGGAGCTTCGGCCGAAGGCGCAGACGTGGCAGAAACAGAAGGAAGATAACGCGAATCGGTACCAGGCGGGAAAGGCTGCCGCCGATCGGGTTGCGGTGTTGGAGGCGTTGAAGGAGCAGGGGCCGCTGACTGAGGAGCAGGAGAAGGAGCTGGCAAAGCTTCGGCCGAAGGCGCAGCAGTGGCAGAAACAGAAGGAAAGGTTCGTGGATTGGTACCGGGCGGGAAAGGCTGCCGCCGACCGTGTTGCGGAGTTGGAGGAGTTGAAAGAGCAGGGGCAGCTGACTGATGAGCAGGAGACGGAGCTGGCGGAGCTCCAGCCGAAGGTGGCGAAGCTGAAGCAGAAAAAGAAGGAAGATAACGCGAATCGGTACCGGGCGGGAAAGGCTGCTGCCGACCGTGTTGCGGAGTTGGAGAAGTTGAAGGAGCAGGGGCCGCTGACTGAGGGGCAGGCGGGGGAGCTGGCGGCGCTTCGGCCGAAGGCGCAGACGTGGCAGAAACAGAAGGAAGATAACGCGAATCGGTACCAGGCGGGAAAGGCTGCCGCCGATCGGGTTGCGGTGTTGGACGGGTTGAAGGAGCGGGGGCGGCTGACTGAGGGGCAGGAGGCGGAGCTGGCGGAGCTTCGGCCGAAGGCGCAGCAGTGGCAGAAAAAGAAGGAAAGGTTCGTGGATTGGTACCGGGCGGGAAAGGCTGCCGCCGATCGGGTTGCGGTGTTGGAGGAGTTGAAGGAGCGGGAGCCGCTGACTGAGGGGCAGGCGGGGGAGCTGGCGGCGCTTCGGCCGAAGGCGCAGCCGTGGCAGAAAAAGAAGGAAAGGTTCGCGGATTGGTACCGGGCGAGAAAGGCTGCCGCCCGGGTTGCGGAGTTGGAGGAGTTGAAGGAGCAGGGGCAGCTGACTGAGGGGCAGGAGGTGGAGCTGGCGGAGCTCCGGTCGACGGTGGCGGGGCGGGGGCGGAAGAAGAAGGTCCGGGAGGTGACGGAGACCGGGGTGGGTGGGGCCCCGGTGGTCGGGAGGGGTGTGGGGCCGGAGGGGGTATCGGAGCAGCCTGGGGCTGATCAGGACGGCCGGGACGCGTGGTCGGCTGACGTCGATCTGGATGCGTGGCTTGCTCGGGCGGTGGCGGATGTAGAGGGGGCGCAGGTGCCCCAGGGTGCCGCGGATGCTGGCGTGATGCTGCTGGGCGAGGGTGCTTATGAGGAGTTTGTCGAGACCGAGTTGCTCGCGTTCCTGGGACAGGATGCCGGGGACGATGCTGCGGGTGCCGACGGTGCCGGGCCGGTTGCCGGGGACGATGATTTCGTTGCGTTCCTTGATGAGTACGGGGGAGATTCCGTTGGGTGGTTTGGGGGTGACGGCGCTGACGGGCTGTTTTTCGGTGAGCCGTTTCCGGAGGATGCGGTGGGGCCGGATGCGGTGGGGTCTGGGGTGTGGGGGTTTCAGATCCGGTAG